One window from the genome of Candidatus Chlorohelix allophototropha encodes:
- a CDS encoding Pvc16 family protein: MIEALDESIKLLLVEKMPLNLTEVDVSFDVPNREWSASISKPTLNIYLHDIRENLSLKQNDWAMERDDKGRIIRSKYGGRYDLSYLITAWTTNVEDEHRLLWYTLATLVRFPVLPREVLLDPLQKQPYPLYTKVAQPDGVLRNVADVWTALDNQLKPVLPYVVTVAVDSTVISISSEVRSKFLRFLPPEMFLSDGEVVVSNANGSTNNYSEHLQIGGRIIDATDKNKVVRAEVVLLEQGLNVKTDAQSRFNFNAVVQRPKYTFLAIAPGYVTVRKVIDLPSQSYDLEMQPETERAGTQNQNN, translated from the coding sequence ATGATTGAAGCGCTTGATGAATCCATAAAACTATTGCTAGTAGAAAAAATGCCACTTAACCTTACTGAAGTGGATGTCAGCTTTGATGTACCCAATCGGGAGTGGAGCGCTTCGATTTCTAAGCCTACCTTGAATATATATCTACACGATATTCGCGAAAACCTAAGCTTGAAGCAAAATGATTGGGCTATGGAACGCGATGATAAAGGACGGATTATTAGAAGCAAGTATGGTGGTCGCTATGACTTGTCGTACTTGATTACAGCTTGGACAACCAATGTCGAGGATGAACATCGCTTACTCTGGTACACCTTAGCCACATTGGTACGCTTTCCGGTATTACCACGCGAAGTCTTACTTGATCCATTGCAAAAGCAACCCTATCCGCTATACACCAAAGTGGCGCAACCAGACGGAGTATTGCGAAATGTGGCAGATGTGTGGACTGCTTTGGATAACCAATTGAAGCCAGTTTTACCTTATGTGGTAACAGTGGCGGTTGACTCGACCGTAATTAGCATATCCTCCGAAGTACGCAGCAAGTTTTTGCGCTTTTTGCCGCCAGAAATGTTTCTCTCAGATGGTGAAGTGGTTGTTTCAAACGCAAATGGCAGCACAAATAATTACAGTGAGCATTTGCAGATCGGTGGAAGGATTATAGATGCCACCGATAAGAATAAAGTAGTGCGTGCCGAAGTAGTGTTGCTGGAACAAGGGCTAAATGTAAAAACCGATGCACAGAGTCGTTTTAACTTTAATGCTGTTGTACAACGCCCAAAATATACCTTTTTGGCAATAGCGCCGGGGTATGTAACCGTTAGAAAAGTAATAGACCTTCCTTCCCAATCATATGATCTTGAAATGCAACCGGAGACCGAGCGGGCAGGAACTCAGAACCAGAATAATTAA
- a CDS encoding phage tail protein has translation MAEKHSSELIGASSFYLDLRSGPQISLKEVSGLESETEVRELMQSTKDGKVIIIKSQGATPVKPGKLTIKYAAYKGDPVLDWRQLVVNGKMEEARRDIHIVIYGVDNKEIMRFTCKNSWPSKYAWSNLSAKSNEALEITVTIDHEGLEIAK, from the coding sequence ATGGCTGAAAAACATTCATCAGAACTGATAGGCGCCAGTAGTTTCTATCTGGATTTAAGGTCGGGTCCCCAGATTTCACTCAAAGAAGTTTCCGGGTTAGAAAGTGAAACTGAAGTGCGCGAACTTATGCAATCGACTAAAGACGGTAAGGTGATAATTATAAAATCACAAGGCGCTACCCCAGTAAAGCCCGGAAAGCTTACCATTAAATATGCGGCTTATAAGGGTGACCCCGTTTTAGATTGGCGGCAACTGGTAGTGAATGGCAAAATGGAGGAGGCCCGACGCGACATCCATATTGTCATTTATGGAGTGGACAATAAAGAAATCATGCGTTTTACCTGCAAAAACTCTTGGCCCTCCAAATATGCTTGGTCTAACCTGAGCGCCAAGAGTAACGAAGCGCTCGAAATTACAGTAACCATTGATCACGAAGGACTGGAAATCGCCAAGTAA
- a CDS encoding phage tail sheath subtilisin-like domain-containing protein → MPQYLSPGVYVEEVDRGSKPIEGVGTSIAAFVGFAEKGPRAATLVTSWEQYQLTFGGFIAGAFMPASVYGFFLNGGTRAYIMRVSPAVTIPQKSGAGTALEVTPLLSAGDEAVSVTVSDGAAGRYKLTVHRGDTTETFDDLSSNKKDKAGRYVEDVINDAAKGSKFVRVHDASGNRADADVRAPKSGSYSSPSSGGDNKPAAELPPASVRLNARTGEDVPAVELRPAPGVSGSLTVAVEEIAGQDELFKLIVKASSGESESFDVSFKKGPQYLESVINGGRTGSKLVRVRDLTGDSPTSPADKRPNPGQSTLAGATETKALSSKITLTSADFTGDVMSRTGLGGLEALDDVTIVMCPDLMSLYQKGVVDMKGVQVVQTAMMNHCEAMKNRVAILDAPPGMNAQQIRNWRMREANYDSKYAALYFPWIEVDDPVNKGKTTLIPPSGHMAGIWARSDSERGVHKAPANEIVRGAIGLEMQITMGEQDGLNPEGINCIRAFPGRGIRVWGARTLSSDPSWRYLNVRRLFNYVEASIERGTQWVVFEPNDFDLWQRIKQDINAFLTTVWLNGALFGQTTDQAYFVRCDDSTNLPATIDLGMVITEIGIAPVKPAEFVIFRIGQMTQGGA, encoded by the coding sequence ATGCCACAATACCTTTCCCCAGGTGTTTATGTAGAGGAGGTAGATCGCGGTAGTAAGCCTATTGAAGGTGTTGGAACTTCAATTGCCGCGTTCGTCGGCTTTGCCGAAAAAGGTCCTCGTGCAGCAACACTTGTAACCAGTTGGGAACAATACCAGCTAACCTTTGGTGGGTTTATAGCTGGCGCTTTCATGCCAGCTTCTGTTTATGGGTTTTTCCTGAACGGTGGCACACGTGCTTACATTATGCGTGTCTCTCCAGCGGTTACTATTCCTCAAAAGAGTGGTGCTGGTACTGCTTTGGAAGTTACTCCCTTACTGAGCGCGGGCGATGAGGCAGTTTCGGTGACGGTTAGCGATGGCGCTGCCGGACGCTATAAACTAACGGTACATCGCGGTGATACTACCGAAACCTTTGATGATCTTAGCAGCAATAAGAAAGATAAAGCAGGACGTTATGTTGAGGATGTAATAAACGATGCGGCAAAAGGCTCGAAATTTGTCAGAGTTCATGATGCCAGCGGTAACAGAGCCGATGCCGATGTCCGCGCTCCTAAATCAGGTTCTTATTCTTCCCCCTCATCCGGAGGCGATAATAAACCTGCTGCCGAATTACCGCCCGCCTCGGTTCGTTTGAACGCTCGAACGGGTGAGGATGTACCGGCGGTTGAATTGCGCCCTGCTCCCGGTGTTAGTGGTTCTTTGACCGTAGCGGTTGAAGAGATTGCCGGACAGGATGAATTGTTCAAATTGATTGTGAAAGCGTCTTCGGGAGAGTCAGAATCTTTTGATGTAAGTTTCAAGAAAGGTCCTCAATACCTAGAGAGTGTTATTAACGGCGGTAGAACAGGGTCAAAACTGGTACGAGTCAGGGATCTAACGGGTGATAGCCCGACAAGCCCTGCGGACAAACGCCCTAATCCGGGACAGTCCACATTGGCAGGTGCAACTGAAACAAAGGCATTGTCCAGCAAAATTACTCTTACCTCTGCCGATTTTACCGGCGATGTGATGAGTCGTACCGGTTTGGGTGGTCTAGAAGCATTGGATGATGTTACTATTGTTATGTGCCCTGATTTGATGTCACTGTACCAAAAAGGCGTGGTGGATATGAAGGGGGTACAGGTAGTACAAACCGCGATGATGAATCATTGCGAAGCCATGAAGAATCGGGTAGCGATTCTCGATGCCCCTCCCGGAATGAATGCGCAACAAATCCGCAATTGGCGTATGCGCGAAGCCAACTATGACAGTAAATATGCGGCATTGTATTTTCCTTGGATTGAGGTGGATGATCCGGTCAATAAGGGCAAAACCACTCTCATCCCGCCGAGCGGTCATATGGCTGGAATCTGGGCGCGTAGCGATTCAGAACGAGGTGTGCATAAAGCTCCTGCCAACGAAATTGTGCGTGGCGCTATCGGTCTTGAAATGCAGATAACAATGGGCGAGCAAGATGGCTTGAACCCTGAAGGTATTAACTGCATCCGGGCTTTCCCCGGTCGAGGTATTCGGGTTTGGGGTGCGCGTACCCTTTCCAGTGACCCAAGCTGGCGTTATCTCAATGTGCGCCGCCTGTTCAATTACGTGGAAGCTTCTATCGAACGTGGCACACAATGGGTTGTATTTGAGCCAAACGATTTCGATCTGTGGCAGCGTATTAAGCAAGATATAAACGCCTTCCTCACTACGGTGTGGTTGAATGGCGCATTGTTCGGACAAACAACCGATCAAGCCTACTTTGTCAGATGCGATGATTCGACTAACCTTCCGGCTACCATTGATTTGGGTATGGTCATTACGGAAATCGGTATTGCTCCGGTCAAGCCGGCTGAATTTGTGATCTTCCGCATTGGACAGATGACTCAAGGTGGCGCTTAA
- a CDS encoding LysM peptidoglycan-binding domain-containing protein, producing the protein MSQNNITGGLPKDKKAVIVIKKKSVPEKRLTCHFNPTDYTISRDVTWQFKSVLGKDVPVADFQGGGSNKLTLKLLFDTTMEAGAPKDVRTDTKHLWDAAYIDTGSKDAVTNKGEPPHILFIWGTTWSFEAIITNISQEFTLFSDSGIPLRSNVTLSMTQVVDDRNFGRQNPTSGGIQGKIHVVREGDRLDLIANQYYSKPMKWRDIADYNNIDNPRLIKPGMRLVIPE; encoded by the coding sequence ATGTCACAGAATAATATCACCGGGGGTTTACCCAAAGATAAAAAAGCAGTTATTGTCATTAAGAAAAAGAGCGTACCTGAAAAGCGTCTGACATGCCACTTCAACCCGACCGATTATACTATTTCGCGCGATGTAACTTGGCAATTTAAATCAGTACTTGGCAAAGATGTGCCGGTAGCTGATTTTCAAGGGGGCGGCTCTAACAAATTAACCTTAAAACTGCTTTTCGATACCACTATGGAAGCGGGCGCACCTAAAGATGTACGTACTGACACCAAACACCTATGGGATGCCGCTTATATAGATACAGGCAGCAAGGATGCCGTAACCAATAAGGGCGAACCGCCTCATATCCTATTCATTTGGGGTACCACCTGGTCGTTTGAAGCAATTATTACCAATATCAGCCAAGAATTCACCCTTTTCAGCGATAGTGGAATACCCTTGCGTTCCAATGTAACCTTGAGCATGACGCAAGTGGTAGATGACCGTAACTTTGGACGGCAAAACCCTACCAGTGGGGGTATTCAGGGCAAAATCCATGTAGTGCGCGAAGGCGACCGCCTTGATTTGATTGCCAACCAGTATTACAGCAAACCGATGAAATGGCGTGATATTGCGGATTATAACAATATTGATAATCCTCGCTTAATAAAGCCGGGTATGCGTCTGGTAATACCTGAATAA
- a CDS encoding DUF6760 family protein, with protein sequence MVCYPSEQLYEEVAYIAYYFHWSADEIMALEHAERRRWVEQISWINDRLNGPVEHSI encoded by the coding sequence ATAGTTTGCTACCCCTCGGAGCAACTTTACGAGGAGGTAGCATATATCGCTTACTACTTTCACTGGAGCGCGGATGAAATCATGGCTTTGGAGCATGCAGAGCGTCGTCGTTGGGTTGAGCAAATTAGCTGGATTAATGATAGGCTCAACGGTCCGGTTGAGCATTCTATATAA
- a CDS encoding ATP-binding protein, translated as MSVSSAQKTNLEYLFSELRRVTSLLAHRFQELVAAGSAEEDEFKGLYVTEEEVNQLLTDPTLFLPGDYQTEPEVTPTVELMQRMRLAHLQKVLGLSVFELNVLLIALAPELSLRFEKIFAYLQDDVTRRRPNVDLILRLLCPSPAAQITARRCFDSDAPLLRYRLIELGEETQNRQNSLLSRTIKLDEGVIAYLLGESRLDVRLRGLVELSHITHAIQLPLETASNIQRLVELGQDNIGFVCVLAGTDLYTKTNIAEDVCKSLGMQLLVVDCTQIPIAPKTDGFLRLLERESKLQLAPLFFADFDYLLREDQVAQETCRAVERLLAEQTGITFVSIEQQIPPLLAGKARRVITIQLGLPGYSERQHLWETLLGNEAAGLDLEGLSSRFRLSSGQILAAAITARNTAAWKGQSYLTMEDLELACRRHSNQRLNSVAHKITPLYRWDDLVLPADQSKMLREITAQVKHRSLVYEKWGFERKLSLGKGLNVIFAGQSGTGKTMSAEIIAGELRMDLYKIDLSNVVSKYIGETEKNLERIFTEAGESNAILFFDEADSIFGKRSEVKDAHDRYANIETGYLLQKMDEYEGIVILATNLRKNLDEAFVRRMHFVIEYPFPEEEDRYQIWSRVFPKEMPLAESVDLRFMARQFKIAGGNIKNIALTAAFLAASDGSDAMVEMLHLIRATRREFQKMGKLITETDFGQYYKWISEVVR; from the coding sequence ATGAGCGTTTCATCTGCACAAAAAACCAATCTTGAATATCTTTTTTCCGAATTGCGGCGCGTAACCTCGCTTTTGGCGCATCGATTTCAGGAATTGGTTGCAGCCGGGTCGGCAGAAGAGGATGAATTTAAGGGCTTATATGTAACCGAAGAAGAAGTAAATCAACTGCTGACTGATCCTACGCTTTTTTTACCGGGCGATTATCAAACGGAACCGGAAGTTACCCCAACCGTTGAACTAATGCAGAGAATGCGGTTAGCGCATCTTCAAAAAGTTTTAGGGCTATCGGTATTTGAACTTAACGTTCTACTGATTGCACTTGCTCCTGAATTATCACTTCGCTTCGAAAAGATTTTCGCGTATTTACAGGATGACGTTACACGTCGCCGTCCCAATGTTGATCTGATACTACGTTTACTTTGTCCAAGTCCGGCTGCTCAGATAACAGCTCGTCGTTGTTTTGACTCTGACGCTCCTTTATTGCGTTATCGGTTAATTGAACTCGGTGAAGAAACCCAGAATCGGCAAAACTCGTTGCTGTCACGCACTATCAAGCTGGACGAAGGGGTAATTGCTTACCTACTTGGCGAGAGTCGTCTGGATGTCAGGCTCAGAGGCTTGGTAGAGCTTTCTCATATCACACATGCAATCCAACTGCCGCTTGAAACCGCGTCCAATATACAACGTTTGGTTGAACTCGGTCAGGATAATATCGGTTTTGTCTGTGTGTTGGCTGGCACAGACCTATATACCAAAACTAATATTGCTGAGGATGTTTGTAAAAGTTTGGGTATGCAACTGCTTGTAGTGGATTGCACCCAAATACCAATAGCTCCCAAAACCGACGGCTTTTTGCGTTTATTGGAAAGAGAATCCAAATTACAACTTGCGCCGCTTTTCTTTGCAGATTTTGATTATCTGCTAAGAGAAGATCAGGTAGCACAGGAAACTTGCCGGGCAGTGGAACGCTTGCTGGCTGAGCAAACTGGAATAACTTTTGTATCAATTGAACAGCAAATACCACCTTTATTGGCTGGTAAAGCTCGAAGGGTTATTACTATCCAATTGGGTTTGCCCGGTTATAGTGAGCGTCAGCATCTTTGGGAAACTTTGCTTGGTAACGAAGCGGCAGGCTTAGATTTAGAAGGCTTGTCCAGCCGTTTTCGTCTCAGTAGTGGGCAGATATTGGCGGCAGCGATTACAGCCCGCAATACGGCGGCATGGAAAGGTCAATCCTATCTGACAATGGAAGACTTAGAATTGGCTTGTCGCCGCCATTCCAACCAGCGTTTAAATTCAGTCGCACATAAAATCACACCACTCTATCGCTGGGATGATTTGGTACTTCCGGCAGATCAGTCCAAGATGTTGCGAGAGATAACCGCACAGGTTAAACATCGCTCGCTAGTTTATGAAAAATGGGGATTTGAACGCAAACTCTCGCTTGGAAAAGGTTTGAATGTAATATTTGCCGGGCAAAGCGGCACCGGCAAAACCATGTCTGCTGAAATTATTGCAGGCGAGCTACGAATGGATCTTTACAAAATAGATCTGTCCAATGTGGTTAGTAAATATATCGGCGAGACGGAAAAGAACCTTGAACGGATATTCACCGAAGCTGGAGAAAGTAACGCAATACTATTTTTTGATGAAGCCGATTCAATTTTTGGCAAACGCAGCGAGGTTAAGGACGCACACGATCGCTACGCCAATATCGAAACGGGCTATCTTTTACAGAAAATGGATGAGTACGAAGGTATTGTGATATTGGCAACTAACCTGCGTAAGAATCTGGATGAGGCATTTGTACGCCGAATGCACTTTGTAATTGAGTATCCTTTCCCGGAAGAAGAAGACCGTTATCAGATATGGAGCAGGGTTTTTCCAAAAGAAATGCCCTTGGCGGAAAGCGTTGATTTACGTTTTATGGCGCGGCAATTCAAAATTGCCGGTGGCAATATCAAGAATATTGCGCTTACCGCTGCTTTCTTGGCGGCAAGCGATGGTTCTGACGCTATGGTAGAGATGTTACATCTCATACGTGCAACCCGGCGTGAGTTCCAGAAGATGGGCAAATTAATCACCGAGACCGATTTTGGTCAGTATTACAAATGGATTAGTGAGGTAGTCAGATAA
- a CDS encoding DUF4157 domain-containing protein, translated as MSNEAMFERERSSQSPEAEEASETIAEQTPVVSPVAASAMLGGQMSKVQRRALVQNVAENFGNKQVQRMLGTVSRSASSGPEGGSLEEELADAVQSERGRGASLPESTRSTIESNLGQDMSQLKVSVNSDLNQAMGARAFTSGQNVVLRDTADLSDISLLTHEATHAIQQGFSTTRPTSIGAADTEHEHAAERNATQAGVANGVQRHAESDEVQMKRDEAVQREAEDEELQMKRDETVQREADDEELQMKRDEAVQREAEDEELQG; from the coding sequence ATGTCGAATGAGGCAATGTTTGAGCGCGAGCGGTCATCGCAATCGCCTGAAGCGGAGGAGGCATCCGAAACTATCGCCGAGCAAACTCCGGTGGTATCTCCGGTGGCAGCCAGCGCCATGCTAGGTGGTCAAATGTCTAAAGTACAGCGCCGCGCGTTGGTACAAAATGTGGCGGAGAACTTTGGGAATAAACAGGTGCAGCGTATGCTTGGTACAGTAAGCCGCTCGGCATCTTCCGGTCCTGAGGGCGGTTCTTTAGAAGAAGAATTGGCTGATGCGGTGCAATCCGAGAGAGGGCGCGGCGCTTCTTTACCTGAGTCGACTCGCAGCACCATTGAATCTAACCTCGGTCAAGATATGTCTCAGCTAAAGGTTAGCGTAAATTCCGATTTGAACCAAGCAATGGGGGCGCGCGCTTTTACCAGCGGGCAAAATGTAGTTTTGCGGGATACTGCCGATCTTTCAGATATTTCGTTGCTGACACATGAAGCGACCCATGCTATCCAGCAAGGCTTTAGCACAACCCGCCCCACTTCAATTGGCGCTGCCGATACCGAGCATGAACATGCTGCCGAGAGGAATGCCACTCAAGCTGGTGTTGCCAATGGTGTGCAGCGTCATGCGGAAAGTGATGAGGTTCAGATGAAACGTGATGAGGCAGTGCAGCGAGAAGCGGAAGATGAAGAACTTCAAATGAAGCGTGATGAGACTGTGCAACGGGAAGCTGATGACGAAGAACTTCAGATGAAACGTGATGAGGCAGTGCAGCGAGAAGCAGAAGATGAAGAACTTCAGGGGTAG
- a CDS encoding phage tail protein, protein MTINASISASISTGPASRKDPLLPSKFWIEINGVMEAFFTECSGLSIQTEVMEYKEGGLNSRTHKLPVRSTFSNITLKKGMTTSSLIYQWYMKTVQGKPETHDFSIIVYSSSSPGKPVKRWNVSKAYPIKWSSSEFKASDGQGHLVETIELVHNGFVEVPQSI, encoded by the coding sequence ATGACAATAAACGCAAGTATATCGGCGAGCATCTCAACCGGGCCTGCTTCACGCAAAGACCCCTTATTGCCGAGCAAGTTCTGGATTGAAATTAATGGAGTAATGGAAGCCTTTTTCACCGAATGTAGCGGGCTTTCTATCCAAACTGAAGTGATGGAATACAAGGAAGGCGGGCTTAATTCGCGTACCCATAAACTTCCGGTGCGTTCTACTTTCTCGAATATTACTCTGAAAAAGGGTATGACCACTTCCAGCCTGATTTACCAGTGGTATATGAAAACTGTTCAAGGTAAACCCGAAACCCATGATTTTAGCATTATTGTCTATTCAAGCAGTTCTCCCGGCAAGCCTGTTAAACGTTGGAATGTAAGCAAAGCCTATCCCATAAAATGGAGCAGTTCGGAATTTAAGGCAAGTGATGGGCAGGGTCATTTGGTTGAAACCATTGAACTGGTGCATAACGGTTTTGTAGAAGTACCGCAATCAATTTAA
- a CDS encoding GPW/gp25 family protein, translating into MDRDGLTELGFIGSGWTFIPDKGTGVNGDGGISLSSGDRDIAKSIFLILSTAPGERVMRPEFGCGIHDLVFASPGPQVFGLISYYVTQALGRWEPRIDVENVDTTVDERNPERLIINIFYTVRQTNNERNLVYPFYVIPRGEE; encoded by the coding sequence TTGGATAGAGACGGTCTTACTGAACTAGGATTTATCGGCTCGGGCTGGACTTTCATTCCCGATAAAGGTACAGGCGTGAATGGCGATGGCGGGATTTCTCTATCCAGCGGAGACCGCGACATTGCCAAATCAATCTTTCTGATTTTAAGTACCGCGCCGGGTGAAAGGGTAATGCGTCCTGAGTTCGGTTGCGGCATTCACGATTTGGTGTTTGCCTCACCCGGTCCGCAAGTTTTCGGACTCATTTCTTACTATGTTACTCAGGCGTTAGGGCGTTGGGAGCCACGTATTGACGTTGAGAATGTTGATACAACGGTGGATGAGCGCAACCCTGAACGGCTTATCATCAATATATTTTATACTGTTCGCCAGACCAATAATGAACGCAATCTGGTTTATCCGTTCTATGTTATACCGCGAGGAGAGGAATAA
- a CDS encoding PAAR domain-containing protein, producing the protein MPPAATMGDKANGLCTHIIMVPAPPAPPVPTPIPHPFVGTIMGGCSTNVLIGGKPAAIMGATVQNLPPHVPLGPGPFGPPPPTNSGTVIKGSATVLINNKPAVRAGDTSTICATSAVPGTAVIVGTAMTVQIGG; encoded by the coding sequence ATGCCACCAGCCGCAACTATGGGAGATAAAGCTAATGGACTATGCACCCATATTATTATGGTTCCAGCTCCTCCCGCTCCACCAGTACCGACACCAATTCCGCACCCGTTCGTTGGTACTATAATGGGCGGGTGCAGCACCAATGTCCTTATAGGGGGCAAGCCTGCTGCGATTATGGGCGCAACTGTACAAAATCTCCCGCCACATGTGCCGCTAGGTCCGGGTCCTTTTGGTCCGCCGCCACCGACCAATTCTGGCACAGTGATTAAGGGTAGCGCAACTGTGTTGATAAATAATAAACCGGCGGTGCGTGCCGGGGATACTTCAACTATTTGTGCCACCAGCGCAGTTCCCGGCACTGCAGTAATTGTCGGCACTGCTATGACTGTTCAAATCGGAGGCTGA
- a CDS encoding VgrG-related protein: protein MTTEQKLNNQKTIASCHIKIGGSPVSSEIMDSIMSIEVNQTLYLPSMFTIRLHNDNLAWTDNAKFKIGNDVVISMGYGTATEVMSGEITAIELESSISSLPVLTIQGYDKLHRMQRGRFTRTFNNSKDSDLVSRLASEKGLSASASDTSIVHPYILQNNESNLEFLQRRAKRIGMELFFQDGKLNMRKHVQGSKVATLSYGEDLLTLNARISYVDNVTEVLVRGWDVKKKEAIVGKSTSATGYSSLTSNNESSAKKAFGTTKTAAVFSPVMSQSEADKVAEAIFEELSGRIMQVDGSVLGNPTLLPGKCIELAKISTTFSGTYYLTSCIHRYGIEGYITEFAASGKQANTFAEQVGGGENHWELSRGVVIGIVTNLNDPDNLGRVKIKFPWLPQADGQDIESNWARVAMPMAGNNRGFFFMPEVNDEVLVAFEQGDLQHPYIIGALWNGKDAPPELSQALSSGVVKQRLIKSKSGHIITLDESDDKPKISIVDKTGSNKIIIDSQNNTITIESKDKISITSTTKDIELKAAAGKVTLDAKEIEIKSSTNTKISATAKMEVQGLNLEMKASASAKIDGGGMTEIKGGLIKLN from the coding sequence GTGACAACTGAGCAGAAATTAAATAATCAAAAAACCATTGCTTCTTGTCATATAAAAATCGGTGGTAGCCCGGTTAGCTCCGAGATTATGGATTCTATAATGTCGATTGAAGTGAACCAGACCTTGTATCTTCCGTCTATGTTCACGATTAGGCTGCATAACGATAACTTAGCGTGGACTGACAACGCAAAGTTCAAGATAGGCAATGATGTTGTGATTTCGATGGGTTATGGCACTGCTACTGAAGTTATGAGTGGGGAAATAACTGCAATTGAACTAGAATCTTCAATTTCCAGCTTACCCGTTCTGACGATACAGGGCTATGATAAACTACACCGCATGCAGCGAGGACGCTTCACTCGCACTTTTAATAACTCTAAGGATAGCGACCTTGTATCTAGGCTTGCTTCCGAAAAGGGTTTATCTGCTTCAGCTTCCGATACCAGCATCGTTCACCCCTATATTCTTCAAAATAATGAATCCAACTTGGAATTTTTGCAAAGACGCGCCAAACGGATTGGGATGGAGCTATTTTTTCAAGATGGCAAGCTAAATATGCGTAAGCATGTACAGGGAAGCAAGGTAGCTACCTTATCCTATGGTGAGGATTTACTTACTTTAAATGCCAGAATTAGCTATGTAGATAATGTTACTGAGGTTCTGGTGCGGGGTTGGGATGTAAAGAAGAAAGAAGCCATTGTAGGTAAATCCACATCAGCTACAGGTTATTCTTCACTCACTTCCAACAATGAGTCTTCGGCAAAAAAGGCTTTTGGCACAACTAAGACCGCTGCTGTTTTCAGCCCGGTTATGAGTCAGAGTGAAGCCGATAAGGTGGCAGAGGCTATCTTTGAGGAGCTTTCAGGCAGGATTATGCAGGTGGATGGGAGCGTTTTAGGTAATCCTACACTTCTACCAGGAAAATGTATTGAACTCGCCAAGATTAGTACCACCTTTAGCGGGACTTATTATTTAACCTCTTGTATCCATCGCTATGGAATTGAGGGCTATATCACCGAATTTGCAGCAAGTGGCAAACAAGCTAACACCTTTGCCGAGCAAGTTGGTGGTGGCGAGAACCATTGGGAATTATCACGCGGGGTTGTAATCGGGATCGTGACGAATCTAAATGACCCGGATAACTTGGGTCGCGTAAAGATAAAATTCCCGTGGTTACCACAGGCTGACGGTCAGGATATAGAAAGTAATTGGGCAAGAGTAGCAATGCCAATGGCAGGCAATAATAGGGGCTTCTTCTTTATGCCCGAAGTAAATGATGAGGTTCTGGTAGCTTTTGAGCAGGGCGATTTACAGCATCCCTATATTATCGGCGCACTCTGGAACGGTAAGGATGCACCACCAGAACTAAGCCAAGCGCTTTCTAGTGGCGTGGTAAAGCAACGACTGATTAAATCCAAAAGCGGACATATTATCACGCTAGACGAAAGCGATGATAAGCCTAAAATCAGCATTGTGGACAAAACCGGTAGCAATAAGATTATTATCGACTCGCAAAACAACACTATCACTATAGAGTCGAAAGATAAAATCAGCATAACTTCTACTACCAAAGACATAGAACTTAAGGCTGCCGCCGGGAAAGTGACCTTGGATGCAAAAGAGATTGAAATCAAAAGTAGCACTAATACGAAAATATCCGCTACTGCCAAGATGGAAGTACAAGGTTTGAATCTGGAAATGAAAGCTTCTGCCTCCGCCAAGATAGATGGCGGCGGTATGACTGAAATCAAGGGCGGATTAATCAAGCTAAATTAG
- a CDS encoding phage tail assembly protein — protein sequence MAGLQTEFDFELPKGFIDTTGTLHRKGKMRLATAMDEIIPLRDPRVRNNQAYLSIILLSKVVTRLGTLETSDINTGVMERLFSADLAYLQALYNRINSPTYDGKTCPTCNRPYYEDEGESSEEVGREAVVGG from the coding sequence ATGGCTGGCTTGCAGACCGAATTTGATTTCGAGTTGCCCAAGGGTTTTATTGATACAACCGGTACTCTACACCGCAAGGGGAAAATGCGGCTTGCTACTGCGATGGATGAAATTATACCGTTGCGTGACCCGCGTGTGCGAAATAATCAGGCTTATCTTTCAATAATACTACTGTCCAAAGTTGTAACTCGTCTCGGAACCCTTGAAACAAGTGATATTAATACCGGGGTTATGGAAAGATTGTTTTCAGCAGACCTCGCTTACCTGCAAGCTTTATATAATCGGATTAATTCGCCCACCTATGATGGCAAAACTTGCCCTACCTGTAATAGACCCTATTATGAAGATGAGGGTGAAAGTAGCGAGGAGGTGGGCCGTGAAGCAGTAGTGGGGGGATAG